Proteins found in one Polyodon spathula isolate WHYD16114869_AA chromosome 10, ASM1765450v1, whole genome shotgun sequence genomic segment:
- the LOC121321585 gene encoding cyclin-dependent kinase 5 activator 2-like produces MGTVLSLSPRTGKGGIVDEKQGGGGHSAIPNSKNGKTEKSLRRHSVIISGLTWKRLVAATAKKKSAKKINPNIPPSQVNNNPVEQRNNENVIKSQQQPSPDRKGTHRDQKPGPLAVPVPTVPNQSLQTNQTQNVIQNGKQLISVQTETSKSVISPRRVIVQASTGELLRCLGEFMCRRCYRLKELSPNEIILWFRNVDRSLLIQGWQDLGFITPANLVFVYLLCRDAVSDEIASEYELQATFLTCLYLAYSYMGNEISYPLKPFLVETNKEVFWERCLQVIDKMSANMLLINSDPHFFTQVFQDLKNEGETRETNGHWTINLDR; encoded by the coding sequence ATGGGCACTGTACTCTCTTTATCTCCGAGAACGGGTAAGGGAGGGATAGTGGATGAGAAGCAGGGTGGCGGTGGTCACTCGGCTATCCCCAACAGCAAAAATGGCAAGACAGAGAAAAGCCTGAGGCGACATTCGGTGATCATTTCAGGCCTTACTTGGAAGAGGCTGGTGGCTGCCACGGCCAAGAAGAAAAGTGCCAAGAAGATTAATCCGAATATTCCTCCTTCGCAGGTCAACAACAATCCAGTCGAGCAGCGGAACAacgaaaatgtaataaaatcacaGCAGCAGCCCAGTCCAGATCGGAAAGGGACACATCGGGACCAGAAACCTGGACCACTCGCGGTTCCGGTACCCACTGTCCCTAACCAGAGCCTACAGACGAACCAAACTCAGAACGTAATACAGAATGGCAAACAGTTGATTTCGGTCCAAACGGAGACCAGCAAATCAGTGATCTCACCAAGACGAGTGATTGTTCAAGCATCAACCGGGGAGCTGTTGCGCTGCCTAGGCGAGTTTATGTGCCGAAGATGCTACAGACTGAAGGAGCTGAGCCCCAACGAGATCATCCTATGGTTCCGAAATGTGGACCGATCCCTACTTATTCAAGGCTGGCAGGACCTGGGCTTTATAACCCCTGCTAACCTGGtgtttgtctatttactttgCAGAGATGCTGTAAGTGACGAAATCGCCAGCGAATATGAACTTCAAGCCACCTTTCTGACCTGCCTCTACTTGGCTTACTCGTACATGGGTAACGAGATTTCGTACCCGCTAAAACCCTTTCTAGTGGAGACCAACAAGGAGGTGTTCTGGGAGCGATGCCTGCAGGTCATTGACAAAATGAGTGCCAACATGCTGCTAATCAATTCCGATCCGCATTTTTTCACTCAGGTGTTCCAGGACCTGAAGAATGAAGGGGAAACCAGGGAAACGAATGGACATTGGACTATCAATCTTGAccgttaa